In Schlegelella aquatica, one DNA window encodes the following:
- a CDS encoding BolA family protein gives MAVSAQQIEAALREALAPVQLSVQDDSHLHAGHAGAKEGRHFSVRIVSARFAGLPRVARHRLVYDALGRLIPQGIHALAIQAHTPDEA, from the coding sequence ATGGCCGTTTCCGCACAGCAGATCGAGGCCGCCTTGCGAGAGGCTCTCGCGCCCGTGCAACTGTCGGTGCAGGACGACAGTCACCTCCATGCCGGCCATGCCGGTGCCAAGGAAGGGCGGCACTTCAGCGTGCGCATCGTCAGCGCGCGCTTCGCCGGCCTGCCCCGCGTGGCGCGGCACCGGCTCGTGTATGATGCTTTGGGCCGTCTGATACCGCAGGGCATCCACGCCCTCGCCATCCAGGCCCACACGCCTGACGAAGCCTGA